One Pogoniulus pusillus isolate bPogPus1 chromosome 22, bPogPus1.pri, whole genome shotgun sequence DNA segment encodes these proteins:
- the MAT2B gene encoding methionine adenosyltransferase 2 subunit beta isoform X2, with protein MVGREKELKIRFVPGCCELVEPHVIVHCAAERRPDVVESQPDAASQLNVAASGNLAKEAAGVGAFLIYISTDYVFDGTSPPYKETDVPNPLNLYGKTKLEGEKAVLENNEDVAILRIPILYGEVERLEESAVTVMFDKVQFSNKSANMDHWQQRFPTNVKDVAAVCRQLAEKRMLDPSVKGTFHWSGSEQMTKYEMACAIADAFNLPSSHLRPITDCPVVGALRPRNAQLDCSKLEMLGIGQRTPFRAGIKESLWPFLVDKRWRQTVFH; from the exons ATGGTCGGCCGGGAGAAGGAGCTCAAGATTCGCTTCGTACCGGGCTGCTGCGAGTTGGTGGAG cctcATGTTATAGTGCAttgtgctgctgagagaagGCCAGATGTTGTAGAAAGTCAACCAGATGCTGCTTCTCAGCTCAATGTGGCTGCTTCAGGGAACTTAGCTAAAGAGGCAG CTGGAGTTGGAGCGTTTCTGATCTACATTAGTACAGACTATGTATTTGATGGAACAAGCCCTCCCTATAAAGAGACTGATGTACCAAATCCCCTGAATTTATATGGTAAAACCAAACTCGAGGGTGAAAAGGCAGTCTTGGAAAATAATGAAG ATGTTGCAATACTTCGAATTCCTATCTTGTATGGAGAGGTAGAGAGGCTGGAGGAAAGTGCTGTGACTGTTATGTTTGATAAAGTGCAGTTCAGTAATAAATCTGCCAACATGGACCACTGGCAACAAAGGTTTCCTACTAATGTCAAGGATGTAGCAGCCGTTTGCAGACAACTAGCAGAGAAGAGAATGCTG GATCCATCAGTAAAGGGAACATTTCACTGGTCTGGCAGTGAACAGATGACTAAGTATGAAATGGCATGTGCAATTGCAGATGCTTTCAACCTTCCTAGCAGCCACTTGAGACCA aTTACTGATTGTCCAGTGGTGGGTGCTCTTCGTCCAAGAAATGCTCAACTGGACTGCTCCAAGTTGGAAATGCTGGGGATAGGTCAGAGAACACCATTTCGTGCTGGGATCAAAGAATCACTTTGGCCTTTCCTTGTTGACAAGAGATGGAGACAGACAGTCTTCCATTAG
- the MAT2B gene encoding methionine adenosyltransferase 2 subunit beta isoform X1: MVGREKELKIRFVPGCCELVEEDVDVPSRRVLITGATGLLGRAVFKEFNENNWNAVGCGYRRAQPRFEQINLLDSIAVHDIIHDFQPHVIVHCAAERRPDVVESQPDAASQLNVAASGNLAKEAAGVGAFLIYISTDYVFDGTSPPYKETDVPNPLNLYGKTKLEGEKAVLENNEDVAILRIPILYGEVERLEESAVTVMFDKVQFSNKSANMDHWQQRFPTNVKDVAAVCRQLAEKRMLDPSVKGTFHWSGSEQMTKYEMACAIADAFNLPSSHLRPITDCPVVGALRPRNAQLDCSKLEMLGIGQRTPFRAGIKESLWPFLVDKRWRQTVFH, from the exons ATGGTCGGCCGGGAGAAGGAGCTCAAGATTCGCTTCGTACCGGGCTGCTGCGAGTTGGTGGAG GAAGATGTTGATGTTCCCAGTAGGCGAGTTTTGATTACTGGTGCTACAGGACTTCTTGGCAGAGCTGTGTTTAAAGAATTCAATGAAAATAATTGGAATGCAGTTGGCTGTGGATACAGGAGAGCTCAGCCCAGATTTGAACAGATTAATCTTCTAGACTCTATTGCAGTTCATGATATAATCCATGATTTCCAG cctcATGTTATAGTGCAttgtgctgctgagagaagGCCAGATGTTGTAGAAAGTCAACCAGATGCTGCTTCTCAGCTCAATGTGGCTGCTTCAGGGAACTTAGCTAAAGAGGCAG CTGGAGTTGGAGCGTTTCTGATCTACATTAGTACAGACTATGTATTTGATGGAACAAGCCCTCCCTATAAAGAGACTGATGTACCAAATCCCCTGAATTTATATGGTAAAACCAAACTCGAGGGTGAAAAGGCAGTCTTGGAAAATAATGAAG ATGTTGCAATACTTCGAATTCCTATCTTGTATGGAGAGGTAGAGAGGCTGGAGGAAAGTGCTGTGACTGTTATGTTTGATAAAGTGCAGTTCAGTAATAAATCTGCCAACATGGACCACTGGCAACAAAGGTTTCCTACTAATGTCAAGGATGTAGCAGCCGTTTGCAGACAACTAGCAGAGAAGAGAATGCTG GATCCATCAGTAAAGGGAACATTTCACTGGTCTGGCAGTGAACAGATGACTAAGTATGAAATGGCATGTGCAATTGCAGATGCTTTCAACCTTCCTAGCAGCCACTTGAGACCA aTTACTGATTGTCCAGTGGTGGGTGCTCTTCGTCCAAGAAATGCTCAACTGGACTGCTCCAAGTTGGAAATGCTGGGGATAGGTCAGAGAACACCATTTCGTGCTGGGATCAAAGAATCACTTTGGCCTTTCCTTGTTGACAAGAGATGGAGACAGACAGTCTTCCATTAG
- the HMMR gene encoding hyaluronan mediated motility receptor isoform X2 translates to MASCSAPLSRFDRSSGEPNMNNDKSVTTPGTVRRCASVGLTPANGIRKSTKDLLLMKEKKKQKALEKEIRALLRERGEQDKKLTALDEDFVKIEAKLSAAVQEKTSLLANVACLKKQLLELTRTNEVLKSKLSEDGVQKKMSSLCMELMKLRNKRDAKEKTALAKQENMEMKLQEVQRNLEHSKGKVAQLQEKLSATEREKVEEKSDTEKLLEYITELSVADTVEKYKLDVAQMEKTLLQKDQDIKILKETLKTKEEESFKLTQELNERCQMLQQETEKELSEIRGKFQRMNTEMEDLKKVIDIKEQQHQDLLLKHDNVISQLQQEKESSVLMQQKLQEFQDEVTSERRLLEEELNDTMNEINKLHLKEKKAEKFVKQLEQEIQSQALELAQMDEKLKRKNEELEQINKTHSKELEQINKTHSNVVLQIQEEHSNMLCKLGQTVAEFESYKKTVAEEISHLKLENTSLKEEVTNLKNKGQDNLQQLQEAENTKNKAKEECARMVLEVQTKLALKEAEVERKESCLAQMTELQEKLKAETEDLKRKLEVESSRKNINEDVSSSLKEEIKTWRNLYEDLHNKTKPFQQQLDAFEAEKNALLNEHGAAQEELNKLSDAYAKLLGHQNQKQKIKHVMKLKEENTHLKEDVSKLRTLLAKEKQTTRDLQEQLSAIQGIRRFHPSKAFQHDRKENIPPKTPFKEGNRQ, encoded by the exons ATGGCCTCCTGCAGCGCCCCGCTCAGCCGCTTCGACCGCAGCTCCG GTGAGCCAAATATGAACAATGATAAGAGTGTAACTACTCCTGGAACTGTAAGGAGATGTGCATCCGTCGGGTTAACA CCAGCTAATGGGATCCGGAAGTCTACAAAAGATCTTTTGCttatgaaagagaaaaagaaacagaaggcaCTGGAGAAGGAG ATTCGTGCACTACTGAGGGAGCGTGGAGAGCAGGATAAAAAACTTACTGCTCTGGATGAGGATTTTGTTAAGATTGAAGccaagctgagtgctgcagttCAAGAGAAAACATCTCTTTTGGCAAATGTTGCATGCCTGAAAAAACAGCTTCTGGAATTAACGAGAACCAATGAAGTTCTGAAGTCAAAG CTATCCGAAGATGGTGTGCAGAAGAAAATGAGCAGCTTGTGCATGGAATTAATGAAGCTGAGAAACAAGAGAGATGCTAAGGAAAAG aCTGCACTTGCAAAACAGGAAAACATGGAAATGAAGCTGCAGGAAGTGCAAAGGAATCTTGagcattccaaaggaaaagtagCACAGTTACAAGAAAAACT GTCTGCTACTGAGAGAGAAAAAGTCGAGGAAAAATCTGACACTGAAAAACTTTTGGAATATATCACAGAGCTCAG TGTTGCAGACACAGTCGAGAAATACAAACTAGATGTTGCCCAGATGGAGAAAACTCTGCTACAGAAAGACCAAGATATTAAGATCCTGAAGGAAACCCTCAAAACAAAAGAGGAAGAATCATTTAAACTGACACAAGAACTTAATGAAAGATGTCAAATGCTTCAACAAGAAACAG AGAAAGAGTTGTCTGAGATCAGAGGAAAATTTCAGAGGATGAATACCGAAATGGAAGACCTGAAAAAAGTAATTGACATAAAAGAACAACAACACCAAGACCTGCTTTTGAAACATGACAACGTTATTTCTcaactgcagcaagagaag GAGTCATCTGTGTTAATGCAGCAGAAGTTACAAGAGTTTCAAGATGAGGTAACAAGTGAGAGACGTCTTCTTGAAGAAGAGCTGAATGACACAATGAATGAGATCAATAAACTACATCTTAAGGAGAAGAAAGCTGAAAAGTTTGTGAAGCAGCTGGAACAAGAAATCCAGTCTCAAGCTCTTGAACTTGCACAGATGGATGAGAAGTTAAAAAG gAAGAATGAGGAGTTGGAGCAAATCAACAAAACACATAGCAAGGAGTTGGAGCAAATCAACAAAACACACAGCAATGTTGTCTTGCAGATCCAAGAAGAGCATAGCAATATGTTGTGTAAACTTGGGCAGACTGTTGCTGAGTTTGAAAG TTACAAgaagacagtagctgaagaaaTAAGCCATCTTAAACTGGAGAACACCTCTCTGAAAGAAGAAGTTACCAACCTAAAAAATAAAGGCCAAGATAACCTACAGCAGCTTCAGGAAGCAGAAAACactaaaaataaagcaaaagagGAATGTGCAAG GATGGTTTTGGAAGTCCAGACAAAGCTTGCACTAAAAGAAGCAGAAGTGGAGAGAAAAGAGTCTTGTCTTGCACAAATGACTGAACTTCAGGAAAAACTGAAAGCAGAAACTGAAGATCTGAAAAGAAAACTTGAAGTGGAAAGCTCGAG gaaaaacataAATGAAGATGTGAGCTCTAGCTTAAAAGAAGAGATAAAGACCTGGCGTAATCTGTATGAGGACTTGCATAACAAAACTAAGCCTTTTCAG CAACAACTAGATGCATTTGAAGCAGAGAAAAATGCTCTCTTAAATGAGCATGGTGCAGCCCAAGAAGAACTGAATAAACTAAGTGATGCATATGCTAAACTACTTGGCCACCAGAACCAGAAGCAAAAAATCAAGCATGTTATGAAACTGAAGGAAGAGAATACTCACCTGAAGGAG GATGTCTCAAAACTGCGTACATtgctagcaaaagaaaagcaaaccacCAGAGATCTTCAGGAGCAATTATCTGCAATTCAGGGCATCAGACGTTTTCATCCTTCCAAAGCTTTCCAGCATGATCGCAAAGAAAACATTCCTCCAAAAACTCCTTTTAAAGAAG GTAATCGCCAATAG
- the HMMR gene encoding hyaluronan mediated motility receptor isoform X3 — protein MASCSAPLSRFDRSSGEPNMNNDKSVTTPGTPANGIRKSTKDLLLMKEKKKQKALEKEIRALLRERGEQDKKLTALDEDFVKIEAKLSAAVQEKTSLLANVACLKKQLLELTRTNEVLKSKLSEDGVQKKMSSLCMELMKLRNKRDAKEKTALAKQENMEMKLQEVQRNLEHSKGKVAQLQEKLSATEREKVEEKSDTEKLLEYITELSSVADTVEKYKLDVAQMEKTLLQKDQDIKILKETLKTKEEESFKLTQELNERCQMLQQETEKELSEIRGKFQRMNTEMEDLKKVIDIKEQQHQDLLLKHDNVISQLQQEKESSVLMQQKLQEFQDEVTSERRLLEEELNDTMNEINKLHLKEKKAEKFVKQLEQEIQSQALELAQMDEKLKRKNEELEQINKTHSKELEQINKTHSNVVLQIQEEHSNMLCKLGQTVAEFESYKKTVAEEISHLKLENTSLKEEVTNLKNKGQDNLQQLQEAENTKNKAKEECARMVLEVQTKLALKEAEVERKESCLAQMTELQEKLKAETEDLKRKLEVESSRKNINEDVSSSLKEEIKTWRNLYEDLHNKTKPFQQQLDAFEAEKNALLNEHGAAQEELNKLSDAYAKLLGHQNQKQKIKHVMKLKEENTHLKEDVSKLRTLLAKEKQTTRDLQEQLSAIQGIRRFHPSKAFQHDRKENIPPKTPFKEGNRQ, from the exons ATGGCCTCCTGCAGCGCCCCGCTCAGCCGCTTCGACCGCAGCTCCG GTGAGCCAAATATGAACAATGATAAGAGTGTAACTACTCCTGGAACT CCAGCTAATGGGATCCGGAAGTCTACAAAAGATCTTTTGCttatgaaagagaaaaagaaacagaaggcaCTGGAGAAGGAG ATTCGTGCACTACTGAGGGAGCGTGGAGAGCAGGATAAAAAACTTACTGCTCTGGATGAGGATTTTGTTAAGATTGAAGccaagctgagtgctgcagttCAAGAGAAAACATCTCTTTTGGCAAATGTTGCATGCCTGAAAAAACAGCTTCTGGAATTAACGAGAACCAATGAAGTTCTGAAGTCAAAG CTATCCGAAGATGGTGTGCAGAAGAAAATGAGCAGCTTGTGCATGGAATTAATGAAGCTGAGAAACAAGAGAGATGCTAAGGAAAAG aCTGCACTTGCAAAACAGGAAAACATGGAAATGAAGCTGCAGGAAGTGCAAAGGAATCTTGagcattccaaaggaaaagtagCACAGTTACAAGAAAAACT GTCTGCTACTGAGAGAGAAAAAGTCGAGGAAAAATCTGACACTGAAAAACTTTTGGAATATATCACAGAGCTCAG CAGTGTTGCAGACACAGTCGAGAAATACAAACTAGATGTTGCCCAGATGGAGAAAACTCTGCTACAGAAAGACCAAGATATTAAGATCCTGAAGGAAACCCTCAAAACAAAAGAGGAAGAATCATTTAAACTGACACAAGAACTTAATGAAAGATGTCAAATGCTTCAACAAGAAACAG AGAAAGAGTTGTCTGAGATCAGAGGAAAATTTCAGAGGATGAATACCGAAATGGAAGACCTGAAAAAAGTAATTGACATAAAAGAACAACAACACCAAGACCTGCTTTTGAAACATGACAACGTTATTTCTcaactgcagcaagagaag GAGTCATCTGTGTTAATGCAGCAGAAGTTACAAGAGTTTCAAGATGAGGTAACAAGTGAGAGACGTCTTCTTGAAGAAGAGCTGAATGACACAATGAATGAGATCAATAAACTACATCTTAAGGAGAAGAAAGCTGAAAAGTTTGTGAAGCAGCTGGAACAAGAAATCCAGTCTCAAGCTCTTGAACTTGCACAGATGGATGAGAAGTTAAAAAG gAAGAATGAGGAGTTGGAGCAAATCAACAAAACACATAGCAAGGAGTTGGAGCAAATCAACAAAACACACAGCAATGTTGTCTTGCAGATCCAAGAAGAGCATAGCAATATGTTGTGTAAACTTGGGCAGACTGTTGCTGAGTTTGAAAG TTACAAgaagacagtagctgaagaaaTAAGCCATCTTAAACTGGAGAACACCTCTCTGAAAGAAGAAGTTACCAACCTAAAAAATAAAGGCCAAGATAACCTACAGCAGCTTCAGGAAGCAGAAAACactaaaaataaagcaaaagagGAATGTGCAAG GATGGTTTTGGAAGTCCAGACAAAGCTTGCACTAAAAGAAGCAGAAGTGGAGAGAAAAGAGTCTTGTCTTGCACAAATGACTGAACTTCAGGAAAAACTGAAAGCAGAAACTGAAGATCTGAAAAGAAAACTTGAAGTGGAAAGCTCGAG gaaaaacataAATGAAGATGTGAGCTCTAGCTTAAAAGAAGAGATAAAGACCTGGCGTAATCTGTATGAGGACTTGCATAACAAAACTAAGCCTTTTCAG CAACAACTAGATGCATTTGAAGCAGAGAAAAATGCTCTCTTAAATGAGCATGGTGCAGCCCAAGAAGAACTGAATAAACTAAGTGATGCATATGCTAAACTACTTGGCCACCAGAACCAGAAGCAAAAAATCAAGCATGTTATGAAACTGAAGGAAGAGAATACTCACCTGAAGGAG GATGTCTCAAAACTGCGTACATtgctagcaaaagaaaagcaaaccacCAGAGATCTTCAGGAGCAATTATCTGCAATTCAGGGCATCAGACGTTTTCATCCTTCCAAAGCTTTCCAGCATGATCGCAAAGAAAACATTCCTCCAAAAACTCCTTTTAAAGAAG GTAATCGCCAATAG
- the HMMR gene encoding hyaluronan mediated motility receptor isoform X1, whose protein sequence is MASCSAPLSRFDRSSGEPNMNNDKSVTTPGTVRRCASVGLTPANGIRKSTKDLLLMKEKKKQKALEKEIRALLRERGEQDKKLTALDEDFVKIEAKLSAAVQEKTSLLANVACLKKQLLELTRTNEVLKSKLSEDGVQKKMSSLCMELMKLRNKRDAKEKTALAKQENMEMKLQEVQRNLEHSKGKVAQLQEKLSATEREKVEEKSDTEKLLEYITELSSVADTVEKYKLDVAQMEKTLLQKDQDIKILKETLKTKEEESFKLTQELNERCQMLQQETEKELSEIRGKFQRMNTEMEDLKKVIDIKEQQHQDLLLKHDNVISQLQQEKESSVLMQQKLQEFQDEVTSERRLLEEELNDTMNEINKLHLKEKKAEKFVKQLEQEIQSQALELAQMDEKLKRKNEELEQINKTHSKELEQINKTHSNVVLQIQEEHSNMLCKLGQTVAEFESYKKTVAEEISHLKLENTSLKEEVTNLKNKGQDNLQQLQEAENTKNKAKEECARMVLEVQTKLALKEAEVERKESCLAQMTELQEKLKAETEDLKRKLEVESSRKNINEDVSSSLKEEIKTWRNLYEDLHNKTKPFQQQLDAFEAEKNALLNEHGAAQEELNKLSDAYAKLLGHQNQKQKIKHVMKLKEENTHLKEDVSKLRTLLAKEKQTTRDLQEQLSAIQGIRRFHPSKAFQHDRKENIPPKTPFKEGNRQ, encoded by the exons ATGGCCTCCTGCAGCGCCCCGCTCAGCCGCTTCGACCGCAGCTCCG GTGAGCCAAATATGAACAATGATAAGAGTGTAACTACTCCTGGAACTGTAAGGAGATGTGCATCCGTCGGGTTAACA CCAGCTAATGGGATCCGGAAGTCTACAAAAGATCTTTTGCttatgaaagagaaaaagaaacagaaggcaCTGGAGAAGGAG ATTCGTGCACTACTGAGGGAGCGTGGAGAGCAGGATAAAAAACTTACTGCTCTGGATGAGGATTTTGTTAAGATTGAAGccaagctgagtgctgcagttCAAGAGAAAACATCTCTTTTGGCAAATGTTGCATGCCTGAAAAAACAGCTTCTGGAATTAACGAGAACCAATGAAGTTCTGAAGTCAAAG CTATCCGAAGATGGTGTGCAGAAGAAAATGAGCAGCTTGTGCATGGAATTAATGAAGCTGAGAAACAAGAGAGATGCTAAGGAAAAG aCTGCACTTGCAAAACAGGAAAACATGGAAATGAAGCTGCAGGAAGTGCAAAGGAATCTTGagcattccaaaggaaaagtagCACAGTTACAAGAAAAACT GTCTGCTACTGAGAGAGAAAAAGTCGAGGAAAAATCTGACACTGAAAAACTTTTGGAATATATCACAGAGCTCAG CAGTGTTGCAGACACAGTCGAGAAATACAAACTAGATGTTGCCCAGATGGAGAAAACTCTGCTACAGAAAGACCAAGATATTAAGATCCTGAAGGAAACCCTCAAAACAAAAGAGGAAGAATCATTTAAACTGACACAAGAACTTAATGAAAGATGTCAAATGCTTCAACAAGAAACAG AGAAAGAGTTGTCTGAGATCAGAGGAAAATTTCAGAGGATGAATACCGAAATGGAAGACCTGAAAAAAGTAATTGACATAAAAGAACAACAACACCAAGACCTGCTTTTGAAACATGACAACGTTATTTCTcaactgcagcaagagaag GAGTCATCTGTGTTAATGCAGCAGAAGTTACAAGAGTTTCAAGATGAGGTAACAAGTGAGAGACGTCTTCTTGAAGAAGAGCTGAATGACACAATGAATGAGATCAATAAACTACATCTTAAGGAGAAGAAAGCTGAAAAGTTTGTGAAGCAGCTGGAACAAGAAATCCAGTCTCAAGCTCTTGAACTTGCACAGATGGATGAGAAGTTAAAAAG gAAGAATGAGGAGTTGGAGCAAATCAACAAAACACATAGCAAGGAGTTGGAGCAAATCAACAAAACACACAGCAATGTTGTCTTGCAGATCCAAGAAGAGCATAGCAATATGTTGTGTAAACTTGGGCAGACTGTTGCTGAGTTTGAAAG TTACAAgaagacagtagctgaagaaaTAAGCCATCTTAAACTGGAGAACACCTCTCTGAAAGAAGAAGTTACCAACCTAAAAAATAAAGGCCAAGATAACCTACAGCAGCTTCAGGAAGCAGAAAACactaaaaataaagcaaaagagGAATGTGCAAG GATGGTTTTGGAAGTCCAGACAAAGCTTGCACTAAAAGAAGCAGAAGTGGAGAGAAAAGAGTCTTGTCTTGCACAAATGACTGAACTTCAGGAAAAACTGAAAGCAGAAACTGAAGATCTGAAAAGAAAACTTGAAGTGGAAAGCTCGAG gaaaaacataAATGAAGATGTGAGCTCTAGCTTAAAAGAAGAGATAAAGACCTGGCGTAATCTGTATGAGGACTTGCATAACAAAACTAAGCCTTTTCAG CAACAACTAGATGCATTTGAAGCAGAGAAAAATGCTCTCTTAAATGAGCATGGTGCAGCCCAAGAAGAACTGAATAAACTAAGTGATGCATATGCTAAACTACTTGGCCACCAGAACCAGAAGCAAAAAATCAAGCATGTTATGAAACTGAAGGAAGAGAATACTCACCTGAAGGAG GATGTCTCAAAACTGCGTACATtgctagcaaaagaaaagcaaaccacCAGAGATCTTCAGGAGCAATTATCTGCAATTCAGGGCATCAGACGTTTTCATCCTTCCAAAGCTTTCCAGCATGATCGCAAAGAAAACATTCCTCCAAAAACTCCTTTTAAAGAAG GTAATCGCCAATAG
- the HMMR gene encoding hyaluronan mediated motility receptor isoform X4, with the protein MCIRRVNTNGIRKSTKDLLLMKEKKKQKALEKEIRALLRERGEQDKKLTALDEDFVKIEAKLSAAVQEKTSLLANVACLKKQLLELTRTNEVLKSKLSEDGVQKKMSSLCMELMKLRNKRDAKEKTALAKQENMEMKLQEVQRNLEHSKGKVAQLQEKLSATEREKVEEKSDTEKLLEYITELSSVADTVEKYKLDVAQMEKTLLQKDQDIKILKETLKTKEEESFKLTQELNERCQMLQQETEKELSEIRGKFQRMNTEMEDLKKVIDIKEQQHQDLLLKHDNVISQLQQEKESSVLMQQKLQEFQDEVTSERRLLEEELNDTMNEINKLHLKEKKAEKFVKQLEQEIQSQALELAQMDEKLKRKNEELEQINKTHSKELEQINKTHSNVVLQIQEEHSNMLCKLGQTVAEFESYKKTVAEEISHLKLENTSLKEEVTNLKNKGQDNLQQLQEAENTKNKAKEECARMVLEVQTKLALKEAEVERKESCLAQMTELQEKLKAETEDLKRKLEVESSRKNINEDVSSSLKEEIKTWRNLYEDLHNKTKPFQQQLDAFEAEKNALLNEHGAAQEELNKLSDAYAKLLGHQNQKQKIKHVMKLKEENTHLKEDVSKLRTLLAKEKQTTRDLQEQLSAIQGIRRFHPSKAFQHDRKENIPPKTPFKEGNRQ; encoded by the exons ATGTGCATCCGTCGGGTTAACA CTAATGGGATCCGGAAGTCTACAAAAGATCTTTTGCttatgaaagagaaaaagaaacagaaggcaCTGGAGAAGGAG ATTCGTGCACTACTGAGGGAGCGTGGAGAGCAGGATAAAAAACTTACTGCTCTGGATGAGGATTTTGTTAAGATTGAAGccaagctgagtgctgcagttCAAGAGAAAACATCTCTTTTGGCAAATGTTGCATGCCTGAAAAAACAGCTTCTGGAATTAACGAGAACCAATGAAGTTCTGAAGTCAAAG CTATCCGAAGATGGTGTGCAGAAGAAAATGAGCAGCTTGTGCATGGAATTAATGAAGCTGAGAAACAAGAGAGATGCTAAGGAAAAG aCTGCACTTGCAAAACAGGAAAACATGGAAATGAAGCTGCAGGAAGTGCAAAGGAATCTTGagcattccaaaggaaaagtagCACAGTTACAAGAAAAACT GTCTGCTACTGAGAGAGAAAAAGTCGAGGAAAAATCTGACACTGAAAAACTTTTGGAATATATCACAGAGCTCAG CAGTGTTGCAGACACAGTCGAGAAATACAAACTAGATGTTGCCCAGATGGAGAAAACTCTGCTACAGAAAGACCAAGATATTAAGATCCTGAAGGAAACCCTCAAAACAAAAGAGGAAGAATCATTTAAACTGACACAAGAACTTAATGAAAGATGTCAAATGCTTCAACAAGAAACAG AGAAAGAGTTGTCTGAGATCAGAGGAAAATTTCAGAGGATGAATACCGAAATGGAAGACCTGAAAAAAGTAATTGACATAAAAGAACAACAACACCAAGACCTGCTTTTGAAACATGACAACGTTATTTCTcaactgcagcaagagaag GAGTCATCTGTGTTAATGCAGCAGAAGTTACAAGAGTTTCAAGATGAGGTAACAAGTGAGAGACGTCTTCTTGAAGAAGAGCTGAATGACACAATGAATGAGATCAATAAACTACATCTTAAGGAGAAGAAAGCTGAAAAGTTTGTGAAGCAGCTGGAACAAGAAATCCAGTCTCAAGCTCTTGAACTTGCACAGATGGATGAGAAGTTAAAAAG gAAGAATGAGGAGTTGGAGCAAATCAACAAAACACATAGCAAGGAGTTGGAGCAAATCAACAAAACACACAGCAATGTTGTCTTGCAGATCCAAGAAGAGCATAGCAATATGTTGTGTAAACTTGGGCAGACTGTTGCTGAGTTTGAAAG TTACAAgaagacagtagctgaagaaaTAAGCCATCTTAAACTGGAGAACACCTCTCTGAAAGAAGAAGTTACCAACCTAAAAAATAAAGGCCAAGATAACCTACAGCAGCTTCAGGAAGCAGAAAACactaaaaataaagcaaaagagGAATGTGCAAG GATGGTTTTGGAAGTCCAGACAAAGCTTGCACTAAAAGAAGCAGAAGTGGAGAGAAAAGAGTCTTGTCTTGCACAAATGACTGAACTTCAGGAAAAACTGAAAGCAGAAACTGAAGATCTGAAAAGAAAACTTGAAGTGGAAAGCTCGAG gaaaaacataAATGAAGATGTGAGCTCTAGCTTAAAAGAAGAGATAAAGACCTGGCGTAATCTGTATGAGGACTTGCATAACAAAACTAAGCCTTTTCAG CAACAACTAGATGCATTTGAAGCAGAGAAAAATGCTCTCTTAAATGAGCATGGTGCAGCCCAAGAAGAACTGAATAAACTAAGTGATGCATATGCTAAACTACTTGGCCACCAGAACCAGAAGCAAAAAATCAAGCATGTTATGAAACTGAAGGAAGAGAATACTCACCTGAAGGAG GATGTCTCAAAACTGCGTACATtgctagcaaaagaaaagcaaaccacCAGAGATCTTCAGGAGCAATTATCTGCAATTCAGGGCATCAGACGTTTTCATCCTTCCAAAGCTTTCCAGCATGATCGCAAAGAAAACATTCCTCCAAAAACTCCTTTTAAAGAAG GTAATCGCCAATAG